A DNA window from Theobroma cacao cultivar B97-61/B2 chromosome 5, Criollo_cocoa_genome_V2, whole genome shotgun sequence contains the following coding sequences:
- the LOC18599699 gene encoding protein LYK5 — MEKKLKPWPTFHVLALLLLLFLSLHCGSTQGQQAYLNNDQLECGDKSKDNNITRGFLCNGVKQSCQSYLTFRAEPPYNSAVTIAYLLGAQPDLISSLRINNLSSDVSAIPANSLVFFPLNCSCAGSYYQHNVTYTIKEDTETYFTMANDTYQGLTTCQAMKAQNSIGIMDLKVGDKLQVPLRCACPTLDQTYAGAKYLLTYIAGWEDSISSIAETFGVDDQSVLDANKLIEDMIYPFTPVLVPLAREPTMIVPPQASPSPPPPSQITITPTRKSKSSHKWVFVGIGIAAGLLFLFSLSGLLFCFYKHPSLKAEPEASAPPEPKPLSDSIDYSDKSWFVSIHGGTYEVESLTPYTFKDLEAATGNFSESNIIKGSIYRGQFQGDDAAVKVIKGDVSVEMNLLKKINHNNIVRLSGFCVHEGNTYLVYEHVEKGSLDDWLQTSKYQTSFSLSWKQRVQIAYNVADALNYLHNYINPPCIHRNLKTSSILLDGNFRAKVANFGLARSVENEGDLQLTTHVVGTQGYMAPEHFENGVITPKLDVFAFGVVLLELLSGRKAAEKNAGGEELLSASIKGVLEGVNVAEKLQNFIDPTLRHEYPLDLAFSMAQLARNCVAYDLNARPSMAEVLITVTKICSSSLHWCPSDEFQSLSSAKLATY; from the coding sequence ATGGAGAAGAAGCTTAAGCCTTGGCCAACATTTCATGTTCTTgcattgttgttgttgttgtttctCTCGTTGCATTGTGGCAGCACACAAGGACAACAAGCTTATCTGAACAATGATCAGTTGGAATGCGGTGACAAAAGCAAAGACAATAATATCACCAGAGGCTTTTTGTGCAATGGCGTGAAACAATCATGCCAATCCTATCTCACCTTCCGGGCAGAGCCTCCCTACAATTCGGCAGTCACCATAGCTTATCTCCTGGGAGCTCAACCTGATCTCATCTCCTCCCTTAGAATCAACAATCTCTCATCTGATGTATCAGCAATCCCTGCAAATTCCCTGGTCTTTTTTCCACTTAATTGCTCCTGTGCTGGCAGCTACTACCAACACAACGTTACCTACACCATCAAGGAGGACACTGAGACATATTTCACCATGGCCAATGATACATACCAGGGTCTCACCACTTGCCAGGCTATGAAGGCTCAAAACTCAATAGGTATCATGGACCTGAAAGTGGGTGATAAACTCCAAGTTCCCCTTAGATGTGCTTGTCCAACACTTGACCAAACCTATGCTGGGGCCAAATACTTGCTCACCTACATAGCCGGTTGGGAGGACTCCATTTCTTCAATTGCTGAAACTTTTGGTGTCGATGACCAAAGCGTATTGGACGCCAACAAGCTCATCGAGGACATGATATATCCATTTACTCCTGTTTTGGTTCCACTTGCCAGAGAGCCTACCATGATTGTACCACCGCAGGCTTCCCCGTCTCCACCACCGCCTTCTCAAATAACTATTACTCCTACTCGAAAATCTAAATCTTCCCACAAGTGGGTGTTTGTAGGAATCGGCATTGCAGCTGgtttgcttttcctttttagcCTCTCCGGGCTTCTTTTTTGCTTCTACAAACACCCTTCTCTTAAGGCTGAGCCTGAGGCATCAGCACCACCCGAACCAAAACCACTCTCAGACTCAATAGACTATTCTGACAAGTCCTGGTTTGTATCTATCCACGGCGGTACATATGAGGTTGAATCCTTAACCCCCTATACGTTCAAAGACTTGGAAGCTGCAACTGGGAATTTCAGCGAGTCTAACATAATCAAAGGCTCCATTTACCGGGGCCAATTCCAAGGTGATGATGCTGCAGTTAAGGTGATAAAAGGGGATGTCTCGGTAGAGATGAATTTATTGAAGAAGATCAATCACAACAACATCGTCAGGCTTTCAGGTTTCTGTGTTCATGAAGGAAACACTTACCTTGTCTATGAGCATGTAGAGAAAGGTTCTCTAGATGATTGGCTTCAAACTAGCAAGTACCaaacttcattttctctttcatgGAAGCAAAGAGTTCAAATTGCGTACAATGTTGCAGATGCACTCAATTACCTCCATAACTATATAAATCCTCCATGCATTCACAGGAACTTGAAGACCAGCAGCATTCTCCTGGATGGCAACTTTAGAGCCAAGGTTGCCAACTTCGGGTTGGCAAGAAGTGTGGAAAATGAGGGTGATTTGCAGTTGACTACACACGTGGTTGGGACTCAGGGTTATATGGCTCCGGAGCACTTTGAAAATGGGGTGATCACGCCTAAGCTTGATGTTTTTGCATTCGGGGTTGTCCTGTTGGAACTTTTATCAGGAAGGAAAGCTGCTGAAAAGAATGCTGGAGGAGAGGAATTGCTATCAGCATCAATAAAAGGGGTGTTAGAAGGGGTTAACGTGGCAGAGAAGCTTCAAAACTTCATTGACCCCACTCTCAGGCATGAATATCCCCTGGATTTGGCTTTTTCCATGGCCCAACTGGCTAGAAATTGTGTTGCTTATGATCTCAATGCTCGCCCCTCCATGGCTGAGGTTTTAATCACTGTCACCAAGATTTGTTCTTCTTCATTGCACTGGTGTCCATCGGACGAGTTTCAGTCCCTAAGCAGTGCCAAGCTGGCCACCTACTAG
- the LOC18599700 gene encoding uncharacterized protein LOC18599700, with amino-acid sequence MGQVLDKFHGKEWRKKQIRKISDKVFERIKNQSGRATLTFEDLYISILLVYNDINKRLPGPHFDPPSKEQVRSMMQEYDFNLDGEIDQEEFVKFIQQLTTDTFIVVSQGLIVTLVVAPTVAMATKKATEGVPGVGKVVQKLPNSIYASLVTLAIVWFQTSREGI; translated from the exons ATGGGACAAGTCTTGGACAAATTTCACG GGAAGGAATGGAGAAAGAAAcagataagaaaaataagtgATAAGGTTTTTGAGCGTATCAAAAATCAATCAGGAAGAGCTACTTTAACATTCGAAGATTTATATATTTCTATCCTACTTGTGTACAA CGATATTAATAAGCGTTTGCCTGGGCCGCACTTTGATCCACCCTCTAAAGAGCAAGTCAGATCAATGATGCAG GAGTATGACTTCAACCTTGATGGAGAAATCGACCAAGAAGAATTTGTGAAATTTATTCAGCAGCTCACGACTGACACATTCATTGTTGTTAGTCAGGGACTGATTGTGACTTTGGTTGTAGCTCCAACTGTAGCTATGGCGACAAAGAAGGCTACTGAGGGTGTTCCTGGTGTTGGGAAAGTGGTGCAAAAGTTACCCAATTCCATTTATGCATCCCTTGTGACCCTTGCAATTGTTTGGTTTCAAACTTCGCGTGAAGGGATTTAG
- the LOC18599698 gene encoding uncharacterized protein LOC18599698, producing MATASSSTSTDPKLDLTKQIRTHEVAIAELSSLYSSQTVYQKNGNLFFRTTIQKATSSEQKQLDSAKAKLEKLNSQ from the exons ATGGCGACAGCTTCATCCTCCACCTCTACAGACCCCAAACTCGACCTAACCAAGCag ATAAGAACCCATGAGGTTGCAATAGCAGAGCTCAGTAGTCTTTATTCTTCACAG ACTGTGTACCAGAAAAATGGCAACTTATTTTTCCGCACAACTATTCAAAAAGCTACATCATCTGAGCAAA AACAACTGGATTCGGCAAAAGCTAAACTTGAAAAGCTGAATTCCCAGTGA
- the LOC18599701 gene encoding F-box/kelch-repeat protein SKIP25 has product METIQCSKRPKNGSFDDSDNETLLPGLPDDLAQLCLSSLFPSLLFSVCHSWRRLLYSPSFPPFFSLYALLSPLQNPTTISHGEVAYRNSIEFFSFEPLSAAWRPLPSPPQNPPLHLLHRHPSFLSRKLPIQSLTVSNHLVLIAATTHNFSPALSSPLLFHPESNRWFYGPQISTPRRWCATGAVRGVVYMASGVVGFYYRGDVARSMEQWDLNQKSESWGWENKAQLKDGRFSREAVDAVGYRGKLCMVNVKGNAVKEGAVYNVELDKWEEMPCGMVAGWNGPAATMDEDVIYVIDEVKGSLSKYDAEKDCWVALIELEQLKRAEQIAAGRGKICAVSANGEKIIVVDVGEERAAARFWEVAPPPGFEVVAAHVLPRITRQQ; this is encoded by the coding sequence ATGGAAACCATTCAATGCAGCAAACGACCTAAGAATGGTTCCTTTGATGATTCTGACAATGAAACCCTTTTACCAGGCCTCCCTGACGATCTAGCTCAACTCTGTCTCtcctctctctttccttcCCTTCTTTTCTCTGTTTGCCACTCCTGGCGTCGCCTCCTTTACTCTCCTTCTTTCCCTCCCTTCTTCTCCCTCTACGCTCTCCTTTCTCCTTTGCAAAACCCCACCACAATAAGCCATGGGGAAGTTGCTTATCGAAACTCAATCGAATTCTTCTCCTTTGAGCCATTATCAGCAGCTTGGAGACCACTTCCCAGCCCTCCACAAAACCCTCCTCTTCATCTCCTCCACCGCCACCCTTCTTTTCTATCTCGAAAACTCCCAATACAATCCTTGACAGTCTCCAACCATTTAGTACTCATAGCTGCCACAACTCACAATTTTTCCCCTGCACTTTCCAGCCCTTTGCTCTTCCACCCAGAGTCCAACCGCTGGTTTTACGGGCCCCAAATCTCCACCCCACGCCGGTGGTGCGCCACAGGCGCAGTCCGAGGGGTGGTCTACATGGCAAGCGGTGTTGTTGGCTTTTATTACAGAGGAGATGTGGCAAGGTCGATGGAACAGTGGGACTTAAACCAGAAGAGTGAAAGTTGGGGTTGGGAAAACAAGGCACAGCTTAAAGATGGAAGGTTCAGTAGGGAAGCAGTGGATGCAGTTGGTTATAGAGGGAAACTTTGCATGGTTAATGTCAAAGGCAATGCAGTGAAAGAAGGTGCGGTTTACAACGTTGAATTGGACAAGTGGGAAGAAATGCCCTGTGGAATGGTAGCTGGTTGGAATGGGCCGGCGGCAACGATGGATGAAGATGTGATTTATGTGATTGATGAAGTGAAAGGTTCTTTAAGCAAGTACGACGCTGAAAAGGATTGCTGGGTGGCGTTGATCGAGCTGGAACAGCTTAAACGTGCAGAACAAATCGCAGCAGGAAGAGGGAAGATTTGTGCGGTTTCAGCAAATGGGGAAAAAATTATAGTGGTGGATGTTGGGGAAGAAAGGGCTGCAGCCAGGTTCTGGGAGGTGGCGCCACCACCTGGGTTCGAAGTGGTTGCTGCGCATGTTTTGCCTAGAATTACTAGGCAGCAGTAG
- the LOC18599702 gene encoding probable glutathione S-transferase, with product MAEVKLFKTWSTQFGARVVWALKLKGIQYEAIHEDLSNKSALLLQYNPVYKKVPVLVHNGKPISESLVILEYIEETWKQNPILPEDPLGKANARFWAKFNDEKLLPSIWSAFTKEGKEREEAMGAVLESLKFVEEELKGKKFFGGETIGLADLVFGWLANLAPVFEEVAGLKILDERYPLLLAWQPEFSEHPIIKDYWPPHDKLVIKYQALYEKYHPAK from the exons ATGGCAGAAGTGAAGCTTTTCAAGACATGGTCAACCCAATTTGGTGCAAGGGTTGTTTGGGCTTTGAAGCTGAAGGGCATACAGTATGAAGCAATACATGAAGATCTATCCAACAAGAGTGCTTTGCTTCTTCAGTATAATCCTGTCTACAAGAAAGTTCCAGTGCTTGTTCACAATGGAAAACCCATCTCAGAGTCACTTGTAATTCTTGAATACATTGAGGAGACATGGAAGCAGAATCCGATATTGCCTGAAGATCCTTTGGGGAAAGCCAACGCACGCTTTTGGGCGAAATTCAACGATGAAAAG CTTCTACCATCGATCTGGAGTGCTTTCaccaaagaaggaaaagagcGAGAGGAAGCTATGGGTGCAGTGCTGGAGAGCCTGAAATTTGTAGAAGAAGAGCTCAAGGGAAAGAAATTCTTCGGTGGAGAGACGATAGGGCTGGCTGATCTTGTTTTTGGTTGGCTTGCCAACTTAGCCCCTGTTTTTGAAGAGGTGGCTGGCTTGAAAATACTTGATGAGAGATATCCATTATTATTGGCCTGGCAGCCAGAGTTTTCAGAACATCCAATAATCAAGGATTACTGGCCACCTCATGACAAGCTGGTCATCAAGTACCAGGCACTTTATGAGAAATATCATCCAGCAAAATGA